In Chitinophaga nivalis, a single genomic region encodes these proteins:
- a CDS encoding phosphoenolpyruvate carboxylase, with product MEAPVNNSLQQFKNLVGTKFQLYNSLFTSLPFHRVEKTGIFLSLFLLHCEEGYAKGGSPQEITDAFFEQYTTIRDEQQRTDLLFRFVQYAERQVVLFDALEDAAFRHIRDLQGTGTLRHLQSEVVQEQVQDKLKQKLEDFSVRLVLTAHPTQFYPGEVLGIINDLSKALIEDNTAEVNMYLQQLGKTPFFKKEKPTPYDEAISLVWFLENIFYQAAGRILSFIRAQFPGAIGSDNAVIRMGFWPGGDRDGNPFVTAPTTIAVAAALRSAVMKCYFREVRNLRRRLTFKGVANEVAGLEAKLSRNLFVPGHTADISRQEILDTLSAIRNTIITEHNGLFVHLVDNLISKVEVFGLFFASLDIRQDSSIHAAVLENVAAKTNALPKDYASLNDEAKIEALLQIKAAIDPALLENPLHEDTLQTVSAIRQIQAENGEEGCSRYIISHSTSVLNVLEVYGIFLLGGWKKEDISVDIVPLFETIDDLRHAGRVMEALYRHPEYHAHLRRRQFKQTIMLGFSDGTKDGGYLMANWSIYKAKEELTAISKKYDIKVVFFDGRGGPPARGGGKTHQFYASMGRNIANKEIQQTIQGQTISSNFGTVDAAQFNMEQLIHAGISNELFSSREVTLSAEEENLLESLADAGYQAYNKLKNHPYFLAYLDHASPLRYYAEANIGSRPSKRNASAKLNLNDLRAVPYVGAWSQLKQNVPGYYGVGSALQQLETQGKWSALQHLYQHSLFFRTLLDNCEMAMKKSYFPLTAYLAKHPQYGEVWQMIYAEFELTRKYLLRLSGESELMAASPIDQLSIQMRERIVLPLLTVQQYALTKIRELDAQPGNGHGRETYEKLIMRCSFGIINAGRNSA from the coding sequence ATGGAAGCGCCGGTTAATAATTCATTGCAACAGTTTAAAAACCTTGTTGGTACAAAGTTTCAGCTGTATAATAGCCTCTTTACCTCATTGCCTTTTCACAGGGTAGAAAAAACAGGTATCTTTCTTTCCCTCTTTCTCCTGCATTGTGAAGAAGGTTATGCCAAAGGTGGCAGTCCCCAGGAAATTACAGATGCTTTTTTTGAACAGTATACGACGATTCGCGATGAACAACAGCGGACAGACCTGTTATTCCGCTTTGTACAGTATGCAGAAAGACAGGTAGTCCTGTTTGATGCCCTGGAAGATGCGGCGTTCCGCCACATCCGCGATTTACAGGGTACCGGTACCTTACGGCACCTGCAGTCAGAGGTAGTACAGGAACAGGTACAGGACAAATTAAAGCAGAAGCTGGAAGACTTTTCCGTAAGGCTGGTGCTGACCGCGCATCCTACGCAGTTTTATCCGGGAGAAGTACTGGGTATTATCAATGATCTCTCCAAAGCCCTGATTGAAGACAACACCGCGGAGGTGAATATGTACCTGCAACAGCTGGGCAAAACACCTTTCTTCAAAAAAGAAAAACCTACGCCATACGATGAAGCGATTAGCCTGGTATGGTTCCTGGAAAATATTTTCTATCAGGCCGCCGGCCGTATCCTCAGCTTTATCCGGGCACAGTTCCCGGGGGCTATCGGCAGCGATAATGCCGTGATCCGCATGGGATTCTGGCCTGGTGGAGACCGCGACGGTAACCCGTTCGTAACAGCGCCTACCACCATCGCGGTAGCTGCTGCGCTACGATCGGCCGTCATGAAATGTTATTTCCGGGAAGTCCGGAACCTGCGCCGCCGCCTTACTTTCAAAGGTGTGGCCAACGAAGTGGCCGGCCTGGAAGCGAAGTTGTCACGGAACCTTTTCGTACCGGGGCATACCGCTGATATCAGCCGACAGGAAATACTGGATACGCTGTCGGCTATACGAAATACAATAATTACAGAACACAACGGCCTATTTGTACACCTGGTAGATAACCTGATCAGCAAAGTAGAAGTGTTCGGCTTATTCTTTGCCTCCCTGGATATCCGCCAGGATAGCTCCATACATGCGGCCGTACTGGAAAACGTGGCAGCAAAAACCAATGCATTGCCCAAAGACTATGCATCGCTGAACGATGAGGCGAAGATCGAAGCCCTGCTGCAGATAAAGGCCGCGATAGATCCGGCGCTGCTGGAGAACCCATTGCATGAAGACACCCTGCAGACGGTAAGCGCTATCCGGCAGATACAGGCCGAGAACGGAGAGGAGGGGTGTAGCCGGTATATCATCAGCCACAGCACCAGCGTGCTGAATGTGCTGGAAGTATATGGCATCTTCCTGCTGGGCGGCTGGAAAAAAGAAGACATCTCTGTGGATATTGTACCGCTCTTTGAAACCATCGATGACTTACGGCATGCTGGCCGGGTAATGGAAGCATTGTACCGCCATCCGGAGTATCATGCGCACCTGCGTCGCCGGCAGTTTAAACAAACCATCATGCTGGGTTTCTCCGACGGTACCAAAGACGGTGGTTACCTGATGGCCAACTGGAGTATCTACAAAGCCAAAGAAGAACTGACGGCCATCTCCAAAAAATACGATATCAAAGTAGTGTTTTTTGATGGCCGGGGTGGCCCTCCGGCCCGTGGCGGTGGAAAAACACACCAGTTCTATGCTTCCATGGGCAGAAACATTGCCAATAAAGAAATACAGCAAACCATTCAGGGTCAAACCATCAGCTCTAACTTTGGGACCGTGGATGCGGCGCAGTTCAATATGGAACAGCTGATACATGCGGGTATCAGCAACGAATTGTTTTCCTCCAGGGAGGTCACCCTGTCCGCAGAAGAGGAGAATCTGCTGGAGTCATTGGCAGATGCGGGCTATCAGGCTTATAATAAGTTGAAGAATCATCCTTATTTTCTGGCCTACCTGGATCATGCCAGCCCGCTGCGCTACTATGCGGAAGCCAATATCGGCAGCCGCCCGAGCAAGCGGAATGCATCTGCCAAACTGAATCTCAACGATCTCCGGGCAGTACCTTATGTAGGCGCCTGGAGTCAGCTGAAACAGAATGTACCCGGCTATTATGGGGTAGGCAGTGCCTTACAGCAGCTGGAAACCCAGGGTAAATGGAGTGCTTTGCAGCATTTGTACCAGCATTCCCTGTTTTTCCGCACGCTCCTGGACAACTGTGAAATGGCGATGAAAAAAAGTTATTTCCCGCTGACAGCCTACCTGGCCAAACATCCGCAGTACGGAGAAGTATGGCAGATGATTTATGCGGAGTTTGAACTGACCAGAAAATACCTGCTCCGCCTGAGCGGAGAATCGGAACTGATGGCCGCCAGCCCGATAGACCAGCTGTCTATCCAGATGCGGGAGCGTATTGTACTGCCGCTGTTAACCGTACAGCAATATGCACTGACTAAAATCCGGGAACTGGATGCACAACCCGGAAACGGGCATGGCAGAGAAACCTATGAGAAGCTGATCATGCGGTGTTCTTTCGGTATTATCAATGCCGGCCGTAATTCTGCGTAA
- a CDS encoding energy transducer TonB: MDSTTLRRNDFLDILFEGRNKDYGAYELRSRYDKRVRNAIMGTASIVLVIIGGYVLNNKLMAAENTMRPVFIVDKIIQLDDIKTPEPEPVLPPPPQTAALPPVQAPTIDFAKPVVTADENVSPDEEPPKMKDVVGKAIGFENTEGDINGVENGDLAVHGGHDVVTAPVTKVDDTRPVTFVEIMPEFPGGELELGKYLGRNTRYPGMAQENGIGGTVFVQFVVNRDGSITDVKTTGQVKGGGLEEEAIRVVRSMPKWRPGRQNGQNVAVFFNLPIRFNLQGE, from the coding sequence ATGGACTCAACTACTCTCCGGAGGAATGATTTCCTCGATATTCTCTTTGAAGGAAGGAATAAAGATTATGGGGCCTATGAACTACGCAGCCGTTATGATAAACGGGTTCGGAATGCAATAATGGGCACCGCTTCCATCGTATTGGTCATCATAGGTGGCTATGTGCTGAATAATAAACTGATGGCTGCAGAAAATACCATGCGGCCTGTATTCATCGTCGACAAAATCATTCAGCTGGATGATATAAAAACGCCGGAACCAGAGCCGGTATTACCACCTCCGCCACAAACTGCTGCGTTACCGCCGGTGCAGGCGCCTACCATTGATTTTGCTAAACCGGTAGTAACGGCAGACGAAAACGTGTCGCCGGACGAGGAACCACCCAAGATGAAAGATGTAGTGGGTAAAGCCATTGGTTTTGAAAATACAGAGGGAGATATAAACGGGGTGGAAAATGGTGACCTGGCCGTGCATGGCGGCCATGATGTGGTGACTGCGCCGGTAACAAAAGTAGATGATACCAGGCCCGTAACCTTTGTGGAAATAATGCCGGAGTTTCCCGGTGGTGAATTGGAGTTAGGCAAATATTTGGGACGTAACACCCGGTATCCGGGCATGGCACAGGAAAACGGTATTGGTGGTACTGTATTCGTACAGTTTGTTGTGAACCGGGATGGTAGTATTACGGATGTGAAAACAACGGGACAGGTAAAGGGTGGTGGCCTGGAAGAAGAAGCGATCAGAGTGGTGCGCAGTATGCCGAAATGGAGACCCGGCCGCCAGAATGGACAAAATGTGGCTGTGTTTTTTAATCTCCCGATAAGATTTAATCTGCAGGGAGAATAA
- a CDS encoding sterol desaturase family protein: protein METIKLVFTHLNGWGLTAILLLTGILEFSFGLYRNWKATDKAVDLASILLGRLVMPAIVSWFALTLLPNVIPQLRNVFSWVPLGWGILLLAVSDDLTQYWYHRLHHEVPWLWKFHRTHHSAPYMGMAMASRQNFIYTVLFPQIYATITLTYLGLGLPALVVRGIKGLITTMAHSSIRWDKPLYEHKWLHLVAWVLERTISLPATHHAHHAAHDRDGVGHYQGNYGNMFFLWDVIFGTAKITRKYPEQYGLEHYQEEEWYAQLFYPVFKSRKEGSELAETPAKPVAVTRILTEDITPEGVAV, encoded by the coding sequence ATGGAGACGATTAAACTTGTTTTTACACATCTGAATGGCTGGGGATTAACGGCTATCCTGTTATTGACAGGGATACTGGAATTTTCCTTCGGGTTATACCGGAACTGGAAAGCAACAGATAAAGCAGTGGACCTGGCATCGATATTACTGGGGCGTTTAGTCATGCCCGCTATAGTGTCGTGGTTTGCGCTGACGTTGTTGCCGAATGTAATACCGCAGTTGCGGAATGTATTCAGCTGGGTGCCGTTGGGATGGGGTATACTGCTGCTGGCAGTATCAGATGACCTCACCCAATATTGGTATCATCGTTTGCATCATGAAGTGCCCTGGTTATGGAAGTTTCACCGTACCCATCATTCTGCGCCGTATATGGGAATGGCCATGGCCAGCCGCCAGAATTTTATATATACCGTATTGTTTCCGCAGATTTATGCCACCATCACCTTAACCTACCTGGGCCTGGGATTGCCGGCGCTGGTAGTAAGAGGTATCAAAGGTCTGATTACCACCATGGCGCATTCCAGTATCCGTTGGGATAAGCCATTGTATGAGCATAAATGGTTACATCTGGTAGCATGGGTATTGGAACGTACGATTTCTTTGCCGGCTACCCATCATGCACATCATGCGGCACACGACCGCGATGGAGTAGGACATTATCAGGGTAACTATGGCAATATGTTTTTCTTGTGGGATGTGATTTTCGGTACTGCTAAAATCACCCGGAAATATCCGGAGCAATATGGCCTGGAACATTACCAGGAAGAGGAGTGGTATGCACAGCTATTTTACCCGGTGTTTAAATCACGGAAGGAAGGCAGCGAACTGGCGGAAACGCCGGCGAAGCCTGTGGCGGTGACCCGCATACTGACAGAAGATATTACTCCGGAAGGAGTAGCCGTATAA
- a CDS encoding sulfatase-like hydrolase/transferase, with the protein MVSFATFKTPLLLLTMATGFITAAATRSNPAEHKKTPPKRRPNVIVILADDLGYSDLHAYGNEVIKTPNIDALGKAGTRFTHAFSTAAICSPSRAGLMTGRYQQRFGFEYLVPQNGGQTTAAQQRALAARLQNRNGTIEKLDISEAEFEKLPKGLPATEISLGQLFHDQGYKTAIIGKWHLGEKEGYYPRQRGFDYHYGFYSGLTMYAPEKTPGVVDWHLPWAMSEVAAWHRNGSNRLVRNNEDVNEQQYLTDKLADEAIQYITANKDQPFLLYLPFNAPHDPFQAKQEDFDLYPQVKDTTKRVYYGMITALDRAVGRIRQQLKALHLEDETILFFTSDNGGATYTRATDNKPLKGGKLSDFDGGIRIPFYVVYPGKVPGGKEFRQPVSNLDIYTTAAAAAGIALPKERVYDGVNLLPFVGARQTAAPHEVLYWRSGYSKAILKGDYKLYVNERSRQTFLYNVKEDIAEQKDLSATYPDKLAALKADLAKWESQVKQPVWPNRYSYALEVDGALYPFPI; encoded by the coding sequence ATGGTTTCATTTGCTACCTTTAAAACACCTTTATTGTTGCTGACGATGGCCACTGGTTTCATCACGGCAGCGGCTACACGGAGTAATCCGGCGGAGCATAAAAAAACACCTCCGAAAAGACGCCCCAATGTAATTGTGATACTGGCTGATGACCTGGGATACAGTGACTTGCATGCTTACGGCAATGAGGTTATTAAAACCCCGAATATAGACGCGTTGGGTAAAGCAGGCACCCGTTTTACCCATGCCTTCAGTACGGCTGCCATCTGCTCGCCTTCCCGGGCAGGATTGATGACAGGCCGTTACCAGCAGCGTTTCGGCTTTGAATACCTGGTGCCGCAGAATGGCGGACAGACAACCGCCGCGCAGCAACGGGCGTTGGCTGCCCGCCTGCAGAACAGGAATGGTACCATCGAAAAACTGGATATCAGTGAAGCGGAATTTGAGAAACTGCCGAAAGGACTGCCCGCTACAGAAATATCACTTGGTCAGCTGTTTCACGATCAGGGCTACAAAACCGCCATTATCGGTAAATGGCACCTGGGGGAAAAAGAAGGCTATTATCCACGGCAACGTGGCTTCGATTATCACTATGGTTTCTACAGTGGTTTAACCATGTATGCGCCTGAAAAAACACCGGGTGTGGTAGACTGGCACCTGCCCTGGGCAATGAGTGAAGTGGCCGCCTGGCATCGTAACGGGTCTAACCGCCTGGTGAGAAATAATGAAGATGTAAATGAACAGCAATACCTGACCGATAAACTGGCGGATGAAGCCATCCAATATATTACGGCCAATAAAGACCAGCCGTTTTTATTATACCTGCCTTTTAATGCACCGCATGATCCGTTCCAGGCAAAGCAGGAAGATTTTGACTTGTATCCGCAGGTGAAGGATACGACCAAAAGGGTGTACTACGGCATGATTACAGCGCTCGACAGAGCAGTAGGCCGTATCCGGCAACAGTTGAAAGCGTTGCACCTGGAAGACGAAACCATCCTGTTTTTTACCAGCGATAATGGGGGTGCTACCTACACCCGTGCTACCGATAATAAACCATTGAAAGGTGGAAAACTCTCCGATTTTGATGGCGGAATCCGTATCCCGTTTTATGTGGTGTATCCGGGTAAAGTGCCTGGTGGAAAAGAGTTCCGGCAGCCTGTGAGCAACCTGGACATCTACACCACTGCCGCCGCCGCCGCAGGCATTGCGTTGCCTAAAGAACGGGTGTACGATGGCGTAAACCTGCTGCCTTTTGTAGGCGCCCGGCAAACAGCTGCGCCTCATGAAGTATTATACTGGCGTAGCGGTTATTCAAAAGCCATACTGAAAGGAGATTATAAATTATATGTCAATGAAAGAAGTCGTCAGACCTTTCTGTACAATGTAAAAGAAGATATCGCAGAACAAAAAGATTTGTCTGCAACGTATCCGGATAAGCTGGCTGCACTGAAAGCTGACCTGGCGAAATGGGAAAGCCAGGTCAAACAGCCAGTCTGGCCCAACAGATATAGTTATGCATTGGAAGTGGATGGGGCACTTTATCCTTTCCCGATCTGA
- a CDS encoding SusD/RagB family nutrient-binding outer membrane lipoprotein, producing the protein MRYCQYKIWLLTMLLISGCRLADTNINPNASSDAPVSSLLSGAEVALSFSLGVDAGLITSTVIQQASGANGDATANDNYTAGPGRFNAVWTNFYYNSLENLYLLKQKAQQQNLPYYTGISRILLTYGFGTLTDLFGDIPYAQALQLRAQTAPVYDPQEQIYQALQLQLDTAIQELSQPAASNQGALPASDDLIFSGDPKKWVAAAWTLKARYAIHLSKQDKIKAAGNVLAALYNNGSWRGIATTRQDAVLNFGSAATNANPFYQQNTTRPGWIGLGAAFVNLLNGNGVKDTATQPAAALPDPRRAYFATPFPAGSPAYRGGIAGVPGAYSLIGSYFGTATSPVILLSFAEAKFLEAEARLLINPADPLAQSALKEAIRASFEKVITNAEDTFATPARQQAYIQAKATLTGTLATDLQTVITQKYIALFLQPEAWTDYRRTGYPDIPAARNATHGFNPNGAIPRRFPYPQSEQSLNNHTPAGSNYQTPRLWWDQ; encoded by the coding sequence ATGAGATATTGCCAATATAAAATATGGTTACTAACGATGCTGTTGATTTCCGGTTGCAGGCTGGCGGATACTAATATCAATCCAAACGCTTCATCTGACGCACCAGTCAGCTCTTTACTGAGTGGAGCTGAAGTGGCGCTGTCATTTAGTTTGGGAGTTGATGCCGGCCTGATAACCAGTACAGTGATACAGCAGGCGAGTGGCGCGAATGGTGATGCCACTGCCAATGATAACTATACGGCCGGTCCCGGCAGATTTAATGCCGTATGGACTAATTTTTATTACAACTCCCTGGAAAATTTATACCTGTTAAAGCAGAAGGCACAACAACAAAATCTACCCTATTACACCGGCATCTCCCGGATCCTGCTGACGTACGGATTTGGGACACTGACGGATCTCTTCGGAGATATTCCCTACGCTCAGGCTTTGCAGCTGAGAGCACAAACGGCTCCTGTATATGACCCGCAGGAGCAGATCTATCAGGCCTTGCAGCTGCAGCTGGATACAGCTATACAGGAGTTATCACAGCCTGCCGCCAGCAATCAGGGGGCGCTGCCTGCCAGCGATGACCTCATCTTCAGCGGCGACCCCAAAAAATGGGTGGCGGCTGCCTGGACCTTAAAAGCCCGGTATGCCATACACCTCAGCAAACAGGATAAAATAAAAGCAGCCGGTAATGTATTGGCTGCGCTATATAACAACGGCAGCTGGCGCGGTATTGCTACCACCCGGCAGGATGCAGTACTGAATTTCGGTTCCGCTGCCACCAATGCCAATCCATTTTATCAACAGAATACGACCCGGCCGGGGTGGATAGGGCTGGGAGCCGCTTTCGTCAACCTGCTGAATGGTAACGGGGTGAAAGACACAGCTACGCAACCGGCAGCTGCATTGCCCGACCCGCGTCGCGCTTATTTTGCCACACCGTTTCCGGCAGGTTCGCCTGCCTATAGAGGAGGCATAGCAGGGGTGCCGGGCGCCTATTCCCTGATCGGATCTTATTTCGGCACAGCTACTTCGCCGGTGATTCTGCTCAGTTTTGCAGAGGCAAAGTTCCTGGAAGCGGAAGCCCGGTTGTTGATCAATCCGGCAGATCCTTTGGCGCAATCAGCGTTGAAAGAGGCGATCCGCGCTTCTTTTGAAAAGGTCATCACCAATGCGGAAGATACTTTCGCCACACCTGCCCGGCAACAGGCTTATATCCAGGCAAAAGCTACGCTTACCGGTACGCTGGCAACAGACCTGCAAACTGTGATCACGCAGAAATATATCGCCTTGTTTCTGCAGCCGGAAGCATGGACGGATTACAGAAGAACAGGTTATCCGGATATCCCGGCGGCACGTAATGCGACCCATGGATTTAATCCGAATGGCGCTATTCCGCGGCGGTTTCCATATCCGCAATCGGAGCAGTCGCTGAACAATCATACACCGGCCGGTTCCAATTACCAAACTCCCCGCCTGTGGTGGGATCAATAA
- a CDS encoding SusC/RagA family TonB-linked outer membrane protein, protein MNLSFTHIRNIITLLCLLPLLLVSHSLYAQVLLKGKIIDLQTHQPLIGATIRFKNGSGGTITDENGNYKLQFKGALPQTILVGFVGYQPRELEIYETQVQAEIALRTRQLLSEVVVTAVGIKSTTRSLGYSVGEVKGQTLTDSREPNVVAALSGKVPGVQISNSGGSPGGSASVRIRGNSSLLGNNAPLFILDGVPVDNSVQDILGNITNALSLATPSNRAIDINSEDVASLTVLKGPAAAALYGIRAANGAVIISTKRGSQLTHDKWQVSYTGSITMDERNRRVQPRQQTFTNGLNGTYILPGLPGSDENWGALIDTLTYSNIPSRFDKNGQIVGKSHPASNGQPLNRYNNIDNFFVKGWTRDHNISAYGHTGNAGYYLSYGNLYQTGIIPTTDFYRQTVRLNVDYAVTDRLKITGGINYVQSGANNRALMGGFNTNVVRSLINSPANFDITNGHSDAWRQEDAYKLPPTTAKPWGDSRSYANGRGWDNPYWSLNMNPQKDQTNRFIGFAEASYELRSWLRATFRAGIDNYTDVRKGGFSRGSSGVATGTINDVNYGRRDINTDFILSAQRQLGKNIGLTVILGHNFYNSWRNQVNTRGDGLNVPGNFNIANAATSLTFNQTIRRKLVAGYGDIKLDYKQWLFLELTGRNEWTSTLPQGRNAFFYPSVGSSLVFTEALPLNWGVLNFGKVRATFAEVGNDADPYALQTYYNPTRLSGWIQSSISFPFNNQPGLSLGNQIGELSGVLGNPALKPERIQTWEVGTELHFFKNKTILDAVYYHNTSRDQIIPVSLPASTGALYDLRNAGVIVNRGIEASLQQEVIRRKYFEWNTTLFFAKNISNIAALAEGLNSVSLGGVWMEARAMVGQPYGVFYGLDVKRNEQGEVLIDDNPTAGGKANPNYGYPIVNTAFTRIGDPNPKFNAGWRNEFKLGNVQLSFLLDTRYGFDIFNAPRLQMVFNGVDLSTENRGSTTVFEGITASKGTPNTIPAILSQDWYRRTFDIPGLYVEKNLYWIKLKDINLTYRLPERWTRPAHIQKASLTLTGRNFLLATNYSGSDPDLGMRNGLSNFSGIDFWTTPNTRSYGAAVNIVF, encoded by the coding sequence ATGAATCTATCGTTTACACATATACGAAATATTATTACGCTGTTGTGCCTTTTGCCTTTGCTACTGGTCAGCCATAGCTTGTATGCACAGGTATTACTGAAAGGAAAGATCATTGATCTGCAAACACATCAGCCGCTGATTGGCGCCACCATCCGCTTCAAAAACGGTAGTGGAGGTACAATTACCGATGAAAACGGGAACTATAAACTCCAGTTCAAAGGCGCGTTGCCTCAAACAATACTGGTGGGTTTTGTTGGTTACCAACCCCGCGAACTGGAGATTTATGAAACACAGGTACAGGCTGAAATTGCACTGCGCACCCGGCAGTTACTGTCAGAAGTAGTAGTAACCGCAGTAGGTATCAAAAGTACTACCCGCTCTTTAGGATATAGTGTAGGGGAAGTAAAGGGCCAAACCCTTACAGACTCCCGCGAACCTAATGTGGTGGCAGCCCTCAGCGGCAAAGTGCCAGGCGTACAAATCAGTAACAGCGGCGGATCTCCCGGTGGCTCTGCTTCCGTACGTATCCGCGGCAACAGCTCCCTGCTGGGCAACAATGCCCCTTTATTCATCCTGGATGGCGTACCGGTAGATAACTCAGTACAGGACATCCTCGGTAACATTACCAACGCTTTATCCCTGGCTACTCCTTCCAACAGGGCCATCGATATCAACAGTGAAGATGTAGCCAGCCTGACTGTATTAAAAGGCCCTGCTGCGGCTGCACTGTATGGCATCCGCGCTGCCAACGGAGCCGTGATTATCAGTACCAAAAGAGGCAGCCAGCTTACCCACGATAAATGGCAGGTGAGTTATACCGGCAGCATCACCATGGATGAACGCAACAGACGGGTACAACCCCGGCAGCAAACCTTTACCAATGGATTGAACGGAACCTACATATTACCGGGCCTGCCTGGTTCTGATGAGAACTGGGGGGCCCTTATTGATACCCTTACCTATAGCAATATTCCCAGCCGGTTCGACAAAAACGGACAGATTGTCGGAAAAAGCCATCCGGCTTCCAATGGCCAGCCATTGAACCGGTACAACAATATTGATAACTTCTTTGTGAAAGGCTGGACACGCGACCATAACATCAGCGCGTACGGCCACACCGGCAACGCCGGATATTATTTATCCTACGGAAATCTCTATCAGACTGGTATCATACCCACCACCGATTTCTACCGGCAAACGGTGCGGTTGAATGTGGATTATGCAGTAACTGACCGGCTGAAGATAACAGGAGGTATCAACTACGTACAATCCGGAGCCAATAACCGTGCACTCATGGGCGGCTTCAATACCAACGTGGTACGTTCCCTGATTAACTCACCGGCGAACTTCGACATCACGAACGGGCATAGCGATGCCTGGCGGCAGGAAGATGCGTACAAACTGCCGCCTACTACTGCCAAACCCTGGGGTGATTCCCGCTCCTATGCCAACGGCAGGGGGTGGGATAACCCTTACTGGTCGCTCAACATGAATCCGCAAAAAGACCAGACCAACCGCTTTATCGGTTTCGCAGAAGCCAGTTATGAACTACGCAGCTGGCTGAGAGCTACTTTCCGTGCCGGTATAGATAATTATACGGATGTCCGTAAAGGCGGCTTCAGCAGAGGTTCCTCCGGCGTAGCTACCGGTACTATCAACGATGTGAATTACGGAAGAAGAGATATTAATACCGACTTTATCCTGTCTGCCCAACGGCAGCTCGGAAAAAATATAGGCCTCACCGTTATACTGGGACACAATTTCTACAACTCCTGGCGCAACCAGGTAAATACCCGCGGCGATGGATTGAATGTGCCCGGCAATTTTAATATTGCCAATGCGGCCACTTCTCTTACCTTTAATCAGACCATCCGGCGAAAGCTGGTAGCCGGTTACGGGGATATTAAACTGGATTATAAACAGTGGTTATTCCTGGAGCTGACAGGCCGCAACGAATGGACTTCCACCTTACCGCAGGGCCGTAATGCCTTCTTTTATCCTTCTGTAGGCAGCAGCCTGGTGTTTACGGAAGCGCTCCCGCTGAACTGGGGCGTGCTCAACTTCGGGAAGGTACGCGCTACCTTCGCAGAAGTAGGTAATGATGCAGATCCCTATGCTTTACAAACCTACTATAACCCTACCCGTTTATCCGGCTGGATACAAAGTAGTATCAGCTTCCCGTTCAATAATCAACCGGGTTTATCTTTAGGGAATCAGATAGGGGAGCTATCCGGTGTACTGGGTAATCCGGCATTGAAGCCGGAACGTATCCAGACCTGGGAAGTAGGCACGGAGCTGCATTTCTTCAAAAATAAAACCATCCTGGATGCGGTGTATTACCACAATACGAGCCGCGACCAGATCATTCCGGTATCCCTGCCAGCCAGTACGGGCGCGCTATATGATCTCCGCAATGCGGGCGTCATTGTCAACCGCGGTATTGAAGCCAGTCTGCAGCAGGAGGTGATTCGCCGCAAATACTTTGAATGGAATACGACCTTATTCTTTGCTAAAAATATCAGCAACATCGCCGCACTCGCAGAAGGCTTAAACAGTGTAAGTCTGGGAGGCGTATGGATGGAAGCCCGCGCCATGGTAGGACAGCCTTACGGCGTATTCTACGGGCTGGATGTGAAACGAAATGAACAAGGAGAAGTGCTGATCGATGATAACCCCACCGCAGGTGGTAAAGCCAACCCCAATTATGGTTATCCGATCGTGAATACGGCGTTTACCCGTATCGGTGACCCCAATCCTAAATTCAATGCCGGCTGGCGGAATGAGTTCAAGCTGGGCAATGTACAGCTGTCTTTCCTGCTGGATACCCGCTACGGATTCGATATTTTCAATGCCCCCCGGCTGCAGATGGTATTTAACGGCGTAGACCTGTCTACCGAAAACCGGGGCAGTACCACAGTGTTTGAAGGCATCACTGCCAGCAAGGGTACCCCCAATACTATTCCGGCTATATTAAGCCAGGACTGGTACCGCCGTACGTTCGATATACCCGGGCTGTATGTGGAAAAGAATCTCTACTGGATAAAACTGAAAGATATCAACCTGACTTACCGGTTGCCGGAACGGTGGACCCGCCCGGCACATATACAAAAAGCCAGTCTTACGCTTACCGGCCGCAATTTCCTGCTGGCTACCAACTATTCCGGCAGCGATCCGGACCTGGGTATGCGTAACGGGCTGTCTAATTTTTCGGGGATAGACTTCTGGACGACCCCCAACACACGCAGCTACGGCGCTGCAGTAAATATTGTTTTCTGA